The following are encoded in a window of Nitrospira sp. genomic DNA:
- the hflX gene encoding GTPase HflX, with translation MSKPAQSNAVLVAIRTPRMTAEELESSLQELTRLVKTLGYHVVGQVTQKRSSDKYAAVLGQGKLAELAQWTGGSGKIESAFERPKHKAASKFEAADSDITEESDDDESDDTIETAPGPREQAQIVIVDCDLSPSQLKNLERAAGVPVLDRTGVIIEIFSRHARTRAARLQVEIARLNYLAPRLRETGGGSERQGGGVGGKGAGETSLELDKRRIRDRMKELRAELAAIGDEHQTRRARREHELTVALVGYTNAGKSSLMRAMTGIEVLVADKLFATLDTTIRPLYPDTRPKVLMSDTVGFIKKLPHDLVASFKSTLDEAACASLLLFVVDASDPSFRSQLDVTRTVLAEVGATDIPSLLVLNKQDRLGPDALATLKAEYPDAFFLSTRSKEDLQALRERIMGYFESDMIDEDLHIPFTAQGVVAEIRARMRILSEAYDAEGLTVRVRATPEDLTGLKKKLAR, from the coding sequence TGTCGTGGGCCAGGTGACGCAAAAGCGGAGTTCCGATAAATATGCAGCGGTCCTGGGTCAGGGGAAACTTGCCGAATTGGCACAGTGGACCGGCGGTTCCGGGAAAATCGAGTCGGCGTTTGAACGGCCGAAGCACAAAGCGGCGTCGAAGTTCGAGGCGGCGGACTCGGACATCACGGAAGAATCAGACGACGACGAATCGGATGATACCATCGAGACCGCACCCGGCCCTCGCGAGCAGGCGCAGATCGTCATTGTGGACTGCGATCTGTCGCCGTCCCAATTGAAGAATCTTGAACGTGCCGCCGGCGTGCCGGTGCTCGATCGTACCGGGGTCATTATTGAGATTTTCAGCCGTCACGCTCGGACGAGGGCGGCCCGGCTCCAGGTGGAGATCGCGCGGCTCAATTATCTTGCGCCGCGCTTGCGGGAAACCGGCGGCGGCAGCGAGCGGCAAGGCGGAGGCGTCGGAGGCAAGGGGGCCGGAGAGACGAGCCTGGAGCTCGATAAGCGCAGAATCCGCGATCGTATGAAAGAACTCAGAGCCGAATTGGCGGCGATCGGGGACGAGCATCAGACGCGCCGCGCGAGACGGGAACACGAATTGACGGTCGCGCTCGTCGGGTACACGAATGCCGGGAAATCTTCGCTGATGCGCGCGATGACCGGGATCGAGGTGCTCGTGGCCGACAAGCTGTTCGCCACACTCGATACCACGATCCGTCCCCTGTATCCCGACACGCGTCCCAAAGTGCTCATGAGCGATACGGTGGGATTCATCAAAAAGCTCCCGCATGACCTGGTGGCGTCGTTCAAGTCGACGCTGGATGAAGCGGCCTGTGCCTCGCTGTTGCTATTTGTCGTCGATGCCTCAGATCCCTCCTTTCGCTCCCAACTCGACGTTACGCGGACGGTGTTAGCCGAAGTCGGCGCCACGGACATTCCCAGCCTCTTGGTGTTGAATAAACAAGATCGACTCGGTCCGGACGCTCTCGCGACGCTGAAGGCGGAATATCCGGACGCCTTTTTTCTGTCCACGAGAAGCAAGGAAGATCTCCAGGCGCTCCGTGAGCGCATTATGGGGTACTTTGAGAGCGATATGATCGACGAGGACTTACATATTCCGTTCACGGCGCAAGGGGTCGTGGCGGAGATCCGCGCCCGGATGCGCATCCTGTCCGAAGCCTATGATGCCGAGGGACTCACGGTACGAGTGCGAGCGACCCCTGAGGACCTGACTGGTCTCAAAAAGAAGCTCGCGCGATAA